Below is a window of Anabas testudineus chromosome 10, fAnaTes1.2, whole genome shotgun sequence DNA.
AGAAACATTTACACCATTTCCATGTAAAACTACAGGCACATGTTAATAGAGGAATGTACCATTTGGTTTTTGCAGAGACTGTAACAAAAccccacagtgtgtgtgttttgtgtgttttggtctCAGTTTGACCAAAGAGCAAATAGTTTGGGAGGTTTCACTACTTCATGGCAGCGTCCTCACTGTGCTGCTACTACAGAGGCTGGTTTGAGGTTTGTCCTGGAGCTGATGGTCAGAGATCAGACCACAgaggcaaacacacacgtgGAAACATGTTTCTTTGGGTAGATTGGCTACTGTGATGTTACAGGACACCACAGATTGAATTTACCATTTTTATACATCAGTAACAGCTTGGCCTCTTTTTCACAGCTGATGAAGTCTGTGAATGAAGAGTGTCCTGATATCACCCGTATCTACAGCATCGGGAAGAGTTACACAGGTCTGAAGCTCTATGTGATGGAGATCTCCGACAACCCTGGAAAACACGAACTGGGTGAGACGTGAGAGAAAACTTCAGTTTTAACCTTCATCGTGGTTCATTTCTGCCGTTAGAGCAGCTCAACCTCAGTCTTCCATGTGGCAGGAAAGTGAAACGGTGGAATCATTTCATTCCTGCTTTGAATTCACTGAGCTGATCAGAGGGGTCGAAGGCTCAGGACTCCACAGTGGCTGTTATTgtcccctacacacacacagtccggCACTGTGTGGACTGTCTGTGTAGTAAACAGAAACCCGAACAGACCAGAGTTCCTGTTCTTTTGCTCTCAGatgtacaaatgttttctttggcCTCTTCAACTTTGCTCACGTGGCATCAGAGTGGAGAGATTTTCCAGCCAAAACACTCGACAGTGAAGGCAACACAGACTAGCAGAGAGCAGGAGATTCTGAAATCTTATACATTAgattcattaaaataacatctCTAACATAACTTAAtcacattataataaaaatttattttttccacagaTCCGTGGTGGTTTGGTTTGATCCTTTGTTCCACTGACTTTGAGGATTTTCTCTCAGTGGTAACTGGAGGAACATGCAAACCCCGAGCTGCCCCTTCACTTATATGATATTTACTTTTATCCAACTCTCTGAATGTCTTCCTCGCTGCAGTACTGTGTAGTTTATTGTACAATGTTTGTCTTCAAAGTTCCCTCTTATCCCACTGGCAGAACAATGGATTTCAGACCTATTTGACTTTCCAACAGTaagataaataaagacaaaacagaaccAGACTAAACTAAAAGAAATTCCACAGTTCGCTTCAGTCTTATCACCTTTCAGATGGAGAAAAGTATGAAAAGCAAATTGAGACGATTGGTTTTACATGTACAGCATTAAAAGCTGTTTACAGTTGTTCTTCATGAAATATAAATGTTCTAATGAAaaacgtatatatatatatatatatatatatatatatatatatatatatatatatatatatatatatatatatatatatataacagaaATCTTTAAATCACCACAATATTCAACCAGTGACTCAGGCACCAAACACATCTCACCTCTCTGAACCACAGTATGAGAAACTTCTGTCAGCGTTGAGTTAGAAGGAGCTGAAACTCCTCATAAACAGTTTTGAGGAGGACATGTGACATTTCAGAGCTACTTGCTGGTGTAATGTATGtggacaaaacaagaaacagaaacaggtctTCCCAGTGAACACTCAGTGAATGAGACTCATCTGTGCAGCTGTgctttgaaaacacaaatactggAGGTGACTGAGGTTTTGAGGATGAGCTACTCGTCCTCActgcacatttttaatacatcagagaaaacaaacatcttacAGACTTTATTCTGTCGGATTCTAATACTCTGTACCCTCCCCTGCAGGAGAACCAGAGTTTCGATATGTCGCCGGGATGCACGGGAACGAGGTGCTGGGCCGAGAGCTTCTGCTTAATCTCATGCAGTACATGTGCAAAGAATACAAACGGGGTGACCAGCGCATCGTCCGCCTGGTAAAGGAGACTCGCATCCACCTGCTGCCCTCCATGAACCCTGATGGATACGAGATGGCCTTTAAAAAGGTGCCTTGATATAAAGACGTATACTGTACTCTGCACATGTTGGGAATCCTGAAAGGCCTCTTCCAACCCCCTTTAATCCACAGGGCTCAGAGCTGGCAGGTTGGGCGCTGGGACGTTACAGCTATGAAGGTATTGACATGAACCACAATTTTGCGGATCTCAACTCAGTCATGTGGACCGCCATCGAGCTAGAGACGGACCGCTCCAAACTCATCAACCACTACTTCCCCATCCCTGAGCAGTACACCTCTGAGGAAGCCTTTgtaagtaaacacacacaccagacacacTGACTACTCAGAACTACCTCAGAGATCTGAAGACActaacactgctgctgaaggtctaattagtttagttagtttaagtcactgtgtgattttttctttttgttttcaatcaCAGAACTGACACCAGCTTCTCATTTTcctagaaacatgtttttattacttttttactgAAGGCAGAGAAGACAGAGCAAAGCTGGAACGATTGGTGTGGAGACTTGTGTTAAATCCTCCAGTTTATTACAGCAGAAATCAGAAATGCAGGTACTTTATAATCCAGGTGTTTTCACTTATTCTGGCTTATTAAAGCTGAAACTATGTGAAGTCACTCTGTCAAATGAGATGCAGAGAGAAGCAGACGAAGTAAAATCACCTGTGTGGACAGAAACTAGAAGATTTAAATACTGTGCACACTCTTAGTTTGGAGCATGTTCATCACATCACTGCAGATTCCATGAGGGTTCGACAGGCACCTGTTGAGCACttacaataataatgatgttacaaaataatagttttgtctttattaaaatgatcagGAACAGACATCTGACTCGCTGTACATGCATCTTGTGTTTAATCTTTTCAGCAAGACTGAGTAAAGACTCAGtttaagaaacacattttcccaCTGAAGCTAAAAAGGCTTTTGCTCCAACATTAGGTGGCATCAGAGACCCGAGCCGTCATCAACTGGATGCAGAACATCCCATTTGTTCTAAGTGCTAACCTCCATGGTGGAGAGCTGGTGGTCACCTACCCGTACGACATGACCCGCGACTGGGCACCTCGCGAGCACACACCCACTGCTGATGAGAGCTTCTTCCGCTGGTTGGCCACAGCGTACGCCAGCACCAATCAGGTTCATCCTCCACCTGCAGTTACTGGGAGGGTCGGACTGAGGCACTGAACGGCCACAATATGCATTTCACATGTATCTTGTATAAACAGGTGATGTCCAACCCAGACCGGCGGCCCTGCCACAACAAGGACTTCCTCAGatacaacaacatcatcaacgGAGCCGACTGGCACAACGTACCAGGAAGTATGAATGTGTCTGATACTAATATCCCTTTATCATATGACAGGTTGGTTTATAATTCACAGCTTGGGTGTTGAGCCTCATGAAGCCAGAGAGGTTTCCAACATGGTTTACTGGTGTAAAAGTTGAGTAAATGCTTCTTTAAGTAAAGGATTGTTTATGCACTTTAACAGATTTCATTGTTGTCACTGTTTTTAACGCTTCTAATCTAAGTAGCAGAGAAAATATAGAAGcctcaaatatttaaatgatcagTCTTATTACTTGGAGCTACCACATTTGGAAGTAttagaaatgtttctgtcttgCAGGTATGAATGATTTCAGCTACCTACACACGAACTGCTTTGAGGTGACGGTGGAGTTGTCCTGTGATAAATTTCCTCATGCCAGCGAACTTCCTATAGAGTGGGAGAACAACAGGGAGTCGCTGCTAGTCTACATGGAGCAGGTCAGgtctctttatttattcagatcTACTCTCACTGTTCTCAACTTGTAATTattaaacacttttttctttctttgatctGATTATAGGTTCACCGTGGAATTAAGGGTGTAGTTCGGGACAAAGACACAGAGGCTGGAATAGCAGATGCCATTATCAAAGTGGACGACATTGATCATCACATCAGATCaggtaaaacatatttaatctaCTTGCTGGCTCACTTGTGTATGTACTGAACTTTACCTTTTACTTTACGTCACTCTCTAATATGAGCTCTATTCTCATGTAAAGgaatgttaatgttaaactgCCAGCTGAATGATGGAAAGTGAAGAATGAAGTGTAATATTTTAGTGTTCTTCTTTCATCGAGCCgttgttcagcagctcctgatGTCTCTTATTTTGCAGCGGGTGATGGTGACTACTGGCGGCTGCTGAATCCAGGTGAGTACCGGGTGACAGCCAGCGCTGAAGGCTACTTACCTTCTTCCCGCACCTGCCAGGTCATGTACGACCACTACCCCACAATCTGCGACTTCCGCCTCACCAAGATACCCAAACAGAGACTAAAAGAAATGTTGGCAAAAGGAGGGAAACTCCCCAAGGACTTGCAGCTCAGACTGCATCAGCTCAGGCTGCGTAAACTCAGAGTTACCACCAAAACCCTCAACCAgaggcgtgctgctgctgctgcagccgctGCTGCCAGAAAGGCAAAGAAGGTGTGACATTGATGGATGAAAGTAATCTGGATCAAAGCAGGGCTTGGTTCAGTTCACTCTGGGTTCAGTCTTCACTGGAGTCGTGtcacaatttctttttcttttaatactGTTATTTATCCAGAACACTTAAAACCATCCAGAACTATTATTGTTCCACTGTGGAGCAGCGGAACATTTGTGGGAACAAAGATTTGCTTAGGGCAACATTTATGGTTGCTGGTAAAAGAATTCTCTTAAACTGCTGTTTGATTTGGAGTTTAAAGTTTGAATCCTCTTTGATGATGTGACAAATATCTGGCTACACTAGGACAGAAGTCTTTTCCATGTGAGGTGGTTTCACTTGTGGCGGAGACACAATGTATTgtatgaagaaaaagaaatattcaatCCTTACAAATGgaataaactaaaacatgttttcctaaCATaacttctgcttctcttttctccagAGTAGAATGTACACTTCCCGATAAACAAaccctgtctgtgttttgtgctttgtatCGACCGCCACCTCGTTTTCTCCAACACGTGAATTAGTGGGATTGAAATGGAACAactccttcaaaataaaagctgtataAGATAAACAAATAGATCTGAACAAATGTGGTAATGAGACATTACTCTGATCTTTATTACATAACTCCTTTACAATTAAAACATAGAAACAAAGCTGAATTACTTAAGAATAGTGAGCTTCCACTTGACACCGTTTCTCATCTTTGGTGGTGTCAGGACCTCAGcatctgcaaagaaaaacatttggagaCAGATAATAGAGacatattattatcatcatcatcaggtgAGTTAAGGCAACAGAAATGGTCAATATAACAAGATGAGAAAGGCTGATTTAACACTGAACGCTGCCGACCTTGCTGTGAAACTACAGGTTTCTGTTGCTGCTGGAAAGAGGCCATGATGCTGTTTGCAGTCGAGTTTGGACCAGTGAGCTGTAAAACCAAATCAGACAACCGTTATGTTTTAATTGtgaaagagagcaagagacCTGAAGTCAGATCAGGACACACATGAATAGCGTGTCACTGTTAAAAAGGCAGTCCTAGTTACCGGGGCTTGGTTATTTTGGAGGCCTTCAGGCCAGACCTCAGgtactgctgctgccatcatctGCAGGGCGTCCTCGTAGgccagctgcagcttttctgcCTGTTTGTCAAACTCGAACAGCACCAGGGCCTTCAGCAGGCTGTGCACGTCCTCTGCAGGAGGGGAGGCAGAAACGAGCAGTCAGTCAAGCTGGATGAATAGTTCATATACAATAGAAGTAGTAGAATACAGTGCAGCTTAGATTTGTGAGCAGGAGATTGATTGTAACGCAGATTTAATTCTTCTGCAAAGTAGAACCACATTTCCCAGAGTGCTTTGCTACTTCCAGCTGTTTTACTGCTAAATTTTGTATTGTAGAGATTTGATGATTTTTACAAGCagacaaatcaaacacacaacattatgAGTAAATGTGGTACCTCTCATCTTGTCCACTGTGGTGCTGATCTCACCCAGAGCGTACATCAGTGCTCTGTCCTCCATTGGGCTTCCTTCCTTCAGACTGAGCTTTTTTCGCTCGGCTTTCCGCCGATTCTTTGATGATCTCCTGCAGGCAGAGCGAGAATATGAAaccaattttcttttcttatgtgGGAAAACGTACAAATCTGAATAAGTTTTGTCTTACGAGGAGATGCGGGAGTTACTCTGGGAGTATTTAGAGTTGGTCATCACGCTGCTGGCTTCAGAGTAAAGTTCAGCATCAGGACAGTCTGGACCATCCTCATCTGTAGGACAAGATGGAGGTTTAACTATATATCCAAgatatattctatatattattctatatattatattgtgaTGTGTCTGCGGTGATAATGTGACGGCAACATATTGACAGATGAACATAATGTTGCAAGGTTGCCGTAAACATTTCTAGAGGTGAACatataatacaaacacattGGCTCAGATGCCGTATATGTTTTTCTCACCGAGCATGTCCAGTCGggccttttctttctgctctcgAACCACAGCCAGTCGAGTCCTGTGTCGTACGAACGTCACTACCTGAGTCTCCAggaagacagtctgggtgctGACAGctaaaacaagacaacatgtcaacaacaaaagttctttctattttcttcctcttctcaaCATGTTGCATATCATTTTTCTGTATCCAGTATAGTCTCTTTGTTCGATTCTACTTCCTCTATAAAAGTATCTGAAAGCAATTTGGCTTCTCCTATTTCTGAAGTAAATCAGTAACATCTAGCTTACACTGACTCTGAACTGATTTTACCTTCTAGCAGAGCAGGTTTCAGGTTGGTTTCAGTGATGTCCTGCCTGTTGTGCATGTAAATctgaagcagagaaaacaatATCTGTATTAAACTATAACACAAACAATGTTAAAGAgtagaaa
It encodes the following:
- the LOC113160558 gene encoding probable carboxypeptidase X1: MAEVLYFILLLSLNCGSFVSTRPADNTTAVRSTVGSDAALTTVSLFSAGNTNTPNTTGISTTGFTTSYSRSTAKPPTTTKPLAQSPGKIPETAVPRKKEEEGPVELARTIRSTKVAKKSKTILRKPTVITKKPHVVKKAKPQVKKSVSPPVATDTVPQCPPLGLESLKVKDTQLRASSYKRRGLGPHRGRLNIQSGTEDGDIYDGAWCAQYKDKKQWLEVDAQRLTRFTGVILQGRNSIWSWDMVYTYKVQFSNDSLVWKSSMNGTEEAIFEGNQDTETPVLALFNTSTVARYIRINPQTWYQNGTEGDICLRAEVLGCALPDPNNIYTWQTEPTESKDKLDFRHHNYKEMRTLMKSVNEECPDITRIYSIGKSYTGLKLYVMEISDNPGKHELGEPEFRYVAGMHGNEVLGRELLLNLMQYMCKEYKRGDQRIVRLVKETRIHLLPSMNPDGYEMAFKKGSELAGWALGRYSYEGIDMNHNFADLNSVMWTAIELETDRSKLINHYFPIPEQYTSEEAFVASETRAVINWMQNIPFVLSANLHGGELVVTYPYDMTRDWAPREHTPTADESFFRWLATAYASTNQVMSNPDRRPCHNKDFLRYNNIINGADWHNVPGSMNDFSYLHTNCFEVTVELSCDKFPHASELPIEWENNRESLLVYMEQVHRGIKGVVRDKDTEAGIADAIIKVDDIDHHIRSAGDGDYWRLLNPGEYRVTASAEGYLPSSRTCQVMYDHYPTICDFRLTKIPKQRLKEMLAKGGKLPKDLQLRLHQLRLRKLRVTTKTLNQRRAAAAAAAAARKAKKV